Within Parabacteroides pacaensis, the genomic segment TTTTTCTAATTGTAATTTTTTTATGTACTCTGGAGACATCCTGTTTAATTCAGCATGTAACCAACTGGCATCTATAGGCATTACTAGAGTTTCACCCTTGGCAAATAAAGCTCCCCAAAAACGAAATTCATCAGGTGATAGATTAGGACTAGCCGGACTTAATAAATATACTTTGTCTTTCTTTTTTGAATAAAAAGCACTATAAGCTTTTTGTTTATAAGCAAAATCTATGTGTATCCAGTTTTGTGTCTCCAGAAAGTTATTCATTTCAAGTACATAGCTGTTTAATTCTTCATTTATTTGAGGTGCTTTGCTCTTGTCAGGAATAGGAATTTCTCCTTTATAGGCATTTTTTCCAAAATCGAAGTAATAACGGGAAGAAATTTCTCCTTGATTATCTATTTGATATATATTATAATCACCATAAGAAGGATCTATAAGAATCCAATCCTTATAATGAGAATATCTATAAAAACAGGATCCGGAACCGTGAGTAATAAGAAATTCACCCTTTTTTATTTTCATATCGTCACTGATATGATACATTAAATATTTTTTATTCTTTGTCCTAAAATCTTTTATGCCTGATGTCCCTCCCCAGAAATAGTAACCGCCTGTTGGGGCTGGAGTGAAGTAGTCTGCATTACAATATTGATTTTGATCTAGGAAATCGAAGTGTTTCGTTTTTATGTATTCTCCGGTTAAAGAATAAGTCAGTATTTTTTTGAAATCTAAAATTTCTATCCGGTCTTTATATATAATATAATCTCTCATTTCTAAATACTCACCGGGTCCGTTGCCTTTAGAGCCGATCTGGTATTTAAATTTTCCATTTGAATCAAATACTAAAAGTCTCTTTAAACCATCATTGATATAAATAAGAGAATCTATTATTTTTAAATTCATGACAAAAGATATGATGCATTCGTCTGTAGTTTCCAGTGGTACAAAAGTGAGTGTCGAAAATATAGAATCGGCATGTGTTGTAATATCTAATTGATCCGGTATATTTATAATTTGGGTAGAGACATGAGAATATTCTTTTTTATTTTCCTCCTTACATGAGAAGAGAATAGATGAAAAGAAGATAAGTATAATCCCGGTAAATGTTGTCCGAAAGCTCTTAAGTTTCATGGCTCAGTTATCTTTATTGTTAGAAGTTAATTCATTTTTCATCCTTATAAAAGATAAATACAAGAATGGGGTACAAAGACTTTATCTCATACTTTATATATTTATTTGTTATTTAGTTTTCCAAAGATAAAGAGAATTATAAATACAAATCCTGTTTATCTTGGTTTTTTATTAAAAGGAACCAAACAATAAAACCGGATTATCATCGGTATTATTACATTCTTGCTTTAATTGTTTGATTATCTCTGAATTTGTGGGAGGATTTTCTGTAAAATACTCCATTAGCCAAGGCATATCAATAGCATATATAACTTCTTTCTCTGTTCGCCCGACAGAGGTATACATGTTAGGAAGCCCTTCAAATAATGTTTTGTGTAATAAAACCTT encodes:
- a CDS encoding 6-bladed beta-propeller; translation: MKLKSFRTTFTGIILIFFSSILFSCKEENKKEYSHVSTQIINIPDQLDITTHADSIFSTLTFVPLETTDECIISFVMNLKIIDSLIYINDGLKRLLVFDSNGKFKYQIGSKGNGPGEYLEMRDYIIYKDRIEILDFKKILTYSLTGEYIKTKHFDFLDQNQYCNADYFTPAPTGGYYFWGGTSGIKDFRTKNKKYLMYHISDDMKIKKGEFLITHGSGSCFYRYSHYKDWILIDPSYGDYNIYQIDNQGEISSRYYFDFGKNAYKGEIPIPDKSKAPQINEELNSYVLEMNNFLETQNWIHIDFAYKQKAYSAFYSKKKDKVYLLSPASPNLSPDEFRFWGALFAKGETLVMPIDASWLHAELNRMSPEYIKKLQLEKYKDQDEFNNPILVYYTLKE